AAAGAAGTTTCCACAGGAGATAGATTATAAGGAAAGCGGGAATGGCGGACGGTTTTACGGGGATTGTTGGTCAAAAAGAAAGCTTGGGTGGGGTTCAGTAAGTATAAGAAATGGAGATCCCGCATTTGATGACGGCGTTTGGATTTTTGTGGCATCTGATGAATATTGGCCGATGCTGCAGGTGCATTTTACGGATGCGTTGATCGCGGATAAGATCGTGGTACAATTTTCGGCGTATCCGTTTGGATGAAAGATATTAGCGAGTGGCTCAATTTAGGAATTACGGATACTTTTTATCACACGCAAGGTGATAAGTGCAAAAACAAAGGAAACATTCATGCGAATGTTTCCTTAGTAATAAACCACCTCGGCACTTTGTGCCACTTTCTATAAAGAGGGATTATAAGTTTACGGATCAGGGCGTCGTTTGCTGGCTTGACTGGTCGGATTGCGGTGTGAGCGGGGTGACGATATAAGACGTTGTGCCGTTGGGCTGCGGGATTGCGATAACCGAAGCCGTGGGGATTTCTTCGCCGCCGCGCGGATCGGGGACAAAGACCTGTGAGGTTGTGCCGTCCGGATTGGTAACCGTGGTAAGGGTGCCTGTGATTTGAATGGGGTCTGCTTGGAATATGTAACGCACCGTACCGTCTGCTAACAGGTTTTCGGTGACGGTTCCGTAGAGCCGTTCGGGATCCGGGGTGAAAATACGTGTCGTTGTACCGTCCAACCCGATGGTGTCTGAGGCGGTGCCTCCGCTCGGGGTCGGCGAGAATTCTTTGCTCATCGTCATGTTGCCGAATTCATCGTAGACATACGAATAGGTGTAGGGCAGCTCATACGGGTCTTTGAGCAGATAATAGGTTGTGTTGCCGTAAACGTCGGTCGAAGAAGAGACCGTGCCGTTGATTACAACCGGGTCGGGAATCAGCCAGGCACTGACCGTACCATCCGTGTTGATTTCAGTGGAAACAGTACCGGAGGTGCGGTCGGCGGTACCGTACAGGATGATGGTCGATTCCGCTTTGACAATGCTGCTGGCGGCTGTGGGGCAATCCAGAACAATGCCGACGTCATAGGTGATCGCCGCAGTTGAGACATAACTCGCGTCAACTTCGACCAGATAGACATCAAGCCCCAAATAGGACAGTTCTTCGTAGACCTCGCTGAGCGGACGGCCTAACACCGACGGCATAACGATGTATTCCGGACCGCGGCTGACAGTCAGAACGATTGTGGTCAAGCCGGGCGACGGGGTGCTCGGATCAGGGCTTTGTGCCATGACAATATTACGCGGATAAGTATCGTTAAAATCGGAATATTCAATTTCAAAGGTGAATTTGTCGCTGCTTCCGTATAGATCCATGACGTCGGAGAGTCGGAGATCCAGCAGGTTCGGAACGGTTGCAACAGTTTGCTGAGAACTGGTTTGCGGAATGCTGGAATAGACATGGCTGACGACCGAACTGGTTCGCCTCCAATCGGCGCTGAAGACATTGACGTCAAAAACAAAATAGAGCGCTGCGATTGCAATACCGGCAAGCAGGACCAGTGAAGCGGCAAAAACACCGAGTACAAAGGGGGTTCGGGCGTATTTGCCCTCTTTTTTCGGTTGGCTTTCGGTTGTCTCGGGGACGGTAATCGTCTCACCCGAGAGCGCCGCGCGCAGTTCCATCATTGTGGCAAAGCGTTTTTCGGGATCGTGATTCAGCCCTTTTAAAATTGCGTTAACGGCGCTGACCGGCACATCGTCCGGGAACAGGGAAGTCGAGAGATCGAGATTGGCGCGGCTGTATTTTTTACCTGTGATGCAGCGGAACATCAATGCACAAGCCGAATATACATCAGCGGTGCGATCCGGATAGGGGTTGCCGGTGAACTGTTCGGGGGCGGCGTAATCATCGGAGATATTGATTTGAACGCCCTTGCCGTTGATGCGGGCTGAAGGAATCGAGAAGCCGCGCAGACGGATGCTGCCGTCGGAGGCAATCAACACGGTTGATTCGTCAATGCCGCGGTGTACAAGACCATAAAGGTGCAGCATTTCGAGTTCGGAGATCAAAATGTCGAAAATGGGGTGAATTTTTTCCCAATTAGCGTGTCCCGTGCTGCGGAAGGCGTCGATGACTTCCACCATGGACATGCTCTCTTCGGTGGTAACCACGTAATAAACGGTGCTGTTGCCTTCGAAAATATCGCAAACTGAGACGACATTGCTCTGCTCGACCAGTTTGACCAGCTTGTGTGCCATGTCGACAAAGTCTTCGCGCAGTTCGGCGATCAAATCAACCTTATCGGGGCGACAGACCGCCGTGGTACCATCTTCGGAGCGGTTCATCAGATTGTGGACGAAGAACTCGGTGATCTGGACGATGCGGCCTGTACGCAGGTCGAGCGCAGTATAGGTGTAGCTGTCGCCGTCCATGCGAATGGATCTGCCCACTTTATAACGGCCGCCCAAGAGCGAATCATAGGGCAGGGCCGGTGGGAGTTGTCTGGACTGCGTGTTGAAGCCGCAGTAAGGGCAAACCGTGCCTCCGTCAAAGGCCTTCATGCAGTTAAAACAGAAATTTCCGCTCATTTGAATACCTCACTTGCTTGGGAATTGTGAATGGGATGTTTTATATCGTTAGGACAGGTGAACGCGGTTTATCTTCATGGAGAAAGGATACGGTGGGCGGATAATATCCGCCCCTACATTAATATTGAAGCGATAACTCTTAAAAATCTCTCCAATTGTTTCGCGGGCGAAACGTAAATTCGCAGAATCATTTGTTTTCTCGGATGGATTTGAAACCCTCTCCAATTGTTTCGCGGGCGAAACGTAAATTCGCAGAATCATTTGTTTTCTCGGATGGATTTGAAACCCTCTCCAATTGTTTCGCTTGTACTGCAGACGATGATAAATGCCGACGGGTCGATTTCCCGGATGATGGTACGGACCTTGGAGGTTTCGCTGTTACGCAGCGCGGTAAGAATGATCTCTTTATCGACGTCGGTATAAGCGCCGCTACCTTTTAAAAATGTGACGCCGCGCCCGATGCGCGCCATGATCTCTCGGGCGATTTCGCGCGGTTTGGTCGAGATGATGAAGTAGGATTTTCCGTAGTCGATACCGTACAGCACGGTATCTGTGAGACGGGAATAGGCATAAATCGTGACCAGTGAATACAAGGAGTTGTTGATGTTTTTATAGACCAGCCACGTACCGATTAAGATAAAACCCTCGATCATCAGAATCAATTTGCCCATCTCCATGTGGGCATGTTTGAGTTTGATCAGCCGACCGATGATGTCAACGCCTCCGGTTGTGCCGCCCCGTAAAAAGATAAGGCCGAGTCCGACACCGCCGATTGCGCCTGCAAACAACGCTGCAATGATCATGTCACCTTGATAGACCGGGAGTTTTATGAATTTTAATAAGTCGATCATCGCAGAGACCGCCAGCATTCCGATTGCTGATTTGAAAAGCAATTGT
This window of the Oscillospiraceae bacterium genome carries:
- a CDS encoding YitT family protein — its product is MSGSEKSVKLKSILFDILGFFAGSLLMGFSVQYFAAPNNISIGGVTGIATMINYLSGGKFPIGIVTIILNIPLFALAAFMLGKQLLFKSAIGMLAVSAMIDLLKFIKLPVYQGDMIIAALFAGAIGGVGLGLIFLRGGTTGGVDIIGRLIKLKHAHMEMGKLILMIEGFILIGTWLVYKNINNSLYSLVTIYAYSRLTDTVLYGIDYGKSYFIISTKPREIAREIMARIGRGVTFLKGSGAYTDVDKEIILTALRNSETSKVRTIIREIDPSAFIIVCSTSETIGEGFKSIRENK